The following proteins are co-located in the Polystyrenella longa genome:
- the pstA gene encoding phosphate ABC transporter permease PstA — protein sequence MSNPNQMFDSQLAARHRLGKVFATICFLSTWFSFAALIVMLGTILWQGGSWLTWDFLTSYDSRMPAVAGIKAGLWGSFWLILLTTLFSIPVGVGAAVYLEEYASKSRLTRIIQINLANLAGVPSIVYGILGLSVFVQMFDFFRVNPKTLVFPLGIAELRVPLPFGPSVLSGALTLSLLILPVVIVASQEALRSVPSSIRHASVALGATRWQTIRDQVLPAALPGILTGMILSISRAIGETAPILMMGALVFVAATPGNIDSPAQLVTDPQGVMDAPFDSFTTLPILIFNWVSRPKEEYQYVSAAGILVLLIVLLALNGVAISIRNRYSKRARW from the coding sequence ATGAGTAATCCAAACCAAATGTTCGACAGCCAACTGGCTGCACGCCATCGTCTCGGCAAAGTCTTCGCGACAATCTGCTTTCTGTCCACTTGGTTTAGTTTCGCCGCTCTGATTGTCATGCTCGGAACGATCCTCTGGCAGGGAGGTTCCTGGCTCACTTGGGATTTCCTGACGAGTTATGACTCCCGGATGCCGGCAGTCGCGGGAATCAAAGCGGGGTTATGGGGCAGTTTCTGGCTCATTCTGCTAACGACCCTTTTCTCCATTCCCGTCGGAGTAGGTGCGGCGGTCTACCTGGAAGAATATGCTAGCAAAAGTCGCTTGACCCGGATCATTCAAATCAACCTGGCAAACCTCGCTGGGGTCCCTTCAATTGTCTATGGGATTCTGGGACTGTCCGTCTTCGTACAGATGTTCGACTTCTTCCGAGTGAATCCTAAGACTCTTGTATTTCCGCTGGGAATTGCGGAACTCCGTGTCCCTCTTCCTTTCGGTCCAAGCGTTCTCTCGGGAGCGTTGACGCTCAGTCTGCTCATTCTGCCGGTGGTGATTGTCGCCTCGCAGGAAGCGCTGCGATCTGTGCCCAGTTCAATCCGTCATGCATCAGTGGCACTGGGAGCCACCCGTTGGCAAACCATCCGCGATCAGGTTTTACCCGCCGCCTTACCCGGCATATTAACCGGGATGATTCTCTCGATTTCACGAGCAATCGGCGAAACGGCTCCTATTCTGATGATGGGAGCCTTGGTCTTCGTCGCAGCGACTCCGGGGAACATCGACTCACCGGCCCAACTTGTGACAGACCCACAGGGGGTAATGGATGCCCCGTTCGACAGTTTTACGACATTACCAATTTTAATTTTCAACTGGGTTTCCCGACCAAAAGAAGAATACCAGTACGTCTCAGCAGCTGGGATTCTGGTGCTGCTGATCGTCCTACTCGCGTTGAATGGAGTCGCCATCTCTATCCGCAACCGATATTCCAAACGAGCCCGCTGGTAG
- the pstB gene encoding phosphate ABC transporter ATP-binding protein PstB — translation MIESCNLDFFYGESQALFDVSLQVPPRSVMALIGPSGCGKSTYLRTLNRMNDIIEDVRLEGKVLVEGIDIYAPQIDVVALRKKVGMVFQKSIPFPKSIFDNVAYGPRIAGQRNKNILKEIVEQSLERAALWKEVKDRLNDSALALSGGQQQRLCIARALATNPDVLLMDEPASALDPASTARIEDLIFELKQNYTIVIVTHNMQQAARISDETAFFFEGNLIEVGETEQLFTNPKEKKTEDYITGRFG, via the coding sequence ATGATCGAATCCTGTAATCTCGATTTCTTCTATGGAGAATCACAGGCCCTGTTTGATGTTTCACTTCAGGTTCCTCCCCGATCAGTGATGGCTCTGATTGGACCTTCCGGTTGTGGTAAAAGCACCTATCTGCGAACGCTTAACCGAATGAACGACATCATTGAAGACGTTCGATTGGAAGGTAAAGTACTCGTTGAGGGCATCGACATTTATGCTCCTCAAATCGATGTCGTCGCCCTCCGCAAGAAAGTCGGCATGGTGTTTCAAAAGTCGATTCCTTTCCCCAAATCGATTTTTGATAACGTCGCTTACGGTCCCCGAATTGCGGGCCAGCGAAACAAAAATATCCTCAAGGAAATCGTGGAACAGTCTCTGGAACGAGCCGCGCTCTGGAAAGAAGTCAAAGATCGCCTGAACGATTCCGCGCTGGCTCTCTCTGGTGGTCAGCAGCAGCGGCTCTGTATTGCCCGCGCGCTCGCAACGAATCCTGATGTCCTGTTGATGGACGAACCGGCTTCCGCTCTCGACCCCGCGTCGACAGCCCGAATCGAAGACTTAATCTTCGAACTCAAGCAGAACTATACGATTGTGATTGTGACTCACAACATGCAGCAGGCCGCCCGTATCAGCGACGAAACCGCCTTCTTCTTTGAAGGCAACCTGATCGAAGTCGGTGAAACAGAGCAGCTCTTCACCAACCCGAAAGAAAAGAAAACCGAAGACTATATCACCGGCCGGTTCGGATAA